From the bacterium genome, one window contains:
- a CDS encoding Smr/MutS family protein encodes TRELLVVHGKGLRSEGAPVIAPLVRRWLKDHPEDVAGWRPAPRDWGGEGALVIVLRKAAS; translated from the coding sequence GCACCCGCGAGCTGCTCGTGGTGCACGGCAAGGGCCTGCGCTCCGAGGGCGCGCCCGTCATCGCCCCGCTGGTCCGGCGCTGGCTCAAGGATCATCCCGAGGACGTGGCCGGCTGGCGGCCCGCCCCCCGCGACTGGGGCGGCGAGGGCGCCCTGGTGATCGTCCTGAGAAAGGCCGCA